One Streptomyces sp. CNQ-509 DNA window includes the following coding sequences:
- a CDS encoding bifunctional 4-hydroxy-2-oxoglutarate aldolase/2-dehydro-3-deoxy-phosphogluconate aldolase, giving the protein MTTQQSPANPAAPPSPLAGLRRAGVVAVLRAPTPDGALAAVAALIEGGVTGIEITYSTPDAPAVIAEVRARHPEALVGAGTVLTSAQAAAAADAGSAFLVSPGTTAELAAAMLDTGLPVLSGALTPGEVMTATALGVHAVKVFPASLGGPGYLRALRGPFPDVPLVPTGGVSAGNLAEWFGAGALAVGAGGELASAAHIAAGRWDSLTVRARAFAAALAKVREAASGADGSGAAAGPVEPAAAPEPADPGAEAVR; this is encoded by the coding sequence GTGACCACCCAGCAGTCCCCCGCGAACCCCGCCGCGCCCCCGTCCCCGCTCGCCGGCCTGCGCCGCGCCGGCGTCGTCGCCGTCCTCCGCGCCCCCACCCCGGACGGCGCCCTGGCCGCCGTGGCGGCGCTGATCGAGGGCGGTGTCACCGGCATCGAGATCACCTACTCCACGCCCGACGCGCCCGCGGTCATCGCCGAGGTGCGCGCCCGGCACCCCGAGGCGCTGGTGGGCGCGGGCACGGTCCTCACCTCCGCGCAGGCCGCCGCCGCGGCCGACGCCGGCTCGGCGTTCCTGGTCAGCCCCGGCACCACCGCGGAACTGGCCGCCGCCATGCTGGACACGGGCCTGCCCGTGCTCTCCGGCGCCCTGACCCCCGGCGAGGTCATGACCGCCACCGCGCTCGGCGTGCACGCGGTCAAGGTCTTCCCCGCCTCCCTCGGCGGCCCCGGCTATCTCCGCGCGCTGCGCGGCCCGTTCCCCGACGTGCCGCTGGTGCCGACCGGCGGGGTCTCCGCCGGGAACCTGGCGGAGTGGTTCGGCGCCGGCGCGCTGGCGGTCGGCGCGGGCGGCGAGCTGGCCTCCGCGGCGCACATCGCCGCGGGCCGCTGGGACTCGCTCACCGTACGGGCACGGGCGTTCGCGGCGGCGCTGGCGAAGGTCCGCGAAGCGGCGTCCGGAGCGGACGGCTCCGGCGCCGCTGCCGGTCCCGTGGAACCGGCCGCGGCGCCGGAGCCCGCAGACCCGGGTGCGGAGGCGGTCCGTTGA
- a CDS encoding GntR family transcriptional regulator, with amino-acid sequence MQSSIDRSSLLPFYHQLKQILLGEMESRELKPGDRLPGDHELCERYGVSRTVVRQALAELESEGVIERIKGRGTFVAHPKTPEGLVQSLTGLYEDVAARGGHLRSQVRRLEVVPADAQVAGALDVPPGHPVIVIERLRFVEEEPWVLTITHVPQEVAPGLVDEDLTQESLYALLEGRFGVRLVQGRRSVEAAVASTELARSLGVNRGAPVLVLRSVSVGEQGRPVESFVAFHRGDRSRFEVELSRRQGAPPRPLMIVTD; translated from the coding sequence ATGCAGTCAAGTATCGATCGTTCGTCGCTGCTCCCCTTCTACCACCAGCTCAAGCAGATTCTCCTGGGCGAGATGGAGAGCCGCGAGCTGAAGCCCGGCGACCGGCTGCCGGGGGACCACGAGCTGTGCGAACGCTACGGGGTCTCCCGGACGGTCGTCCGCCAGGCCCTCGCGGAGCTGGAGTCCGAGGGGGTCATCGAGCGGATCAAGGGCCGCGGCACCTTCGTCGCCCACCCCAAGACCCCCGAGGGCCTGGTCCAGTCCCTCACCGGGCTGTACGAGGACGTCGCCGCCCGCGGCGGCCACCTGCGCAGCCAGGTCCGCCGGCTCGAAGTCGTCCCGGCGGACGCGCAGGTCGCGGGTGCCCTGGACGTACCGCCGGGGCATCCGGTGATCGTCATCGAGCGGCTGCGGTTCGTCGAGGAGGAGCCGTGGGTGCTCACGATCACCCACGTCCCGCAGGAGGTCGCCCCGGGGCTGGTCGACGAGGACCTGACCCAGGAGTCGCTGTACGCGCTGCTGGAGGGCCGGTTCGGGGTACGGCTCGTGCAGGGCCGGCGCTCGGTGGAGGCGGCGGTGGCCTCCACCGAGCTGGCCCGCAGCCTCGGCGTCAACCGGGGCGCACCGGTGCTCGTGCTGCGCAGCGTCAGCGTCGGTGAGCAGGGCCGCCCGGTGGAGAGCTTCGTCGCCTTCCACCGCGGCGACCGCAGCCGCTTCGAGGTGGAGCTCTCCCGCCGGCAGGGCGCCCCGCCCCGCCCGCTGATGATCGTCACCGACTGA
- a CDS encoding ABC transporter substrate-binding protein has product MARIRFVSSGVAAALAVVFAAGGVAAGKAAFDDSGSSSGGGAAVGGTKVDVITKATDSDFWQSMLAGSKQAGDDFGIDLGLFGPTSETDIEEQVSLVENSISRGADAIVLASNSSTALNGAVDRARNAGIKVITVDNAVTTEAEGFIGTDNVKAGEQAGVRMCELLTDKGQKNGKILHESSTSGQQVLVDRFNGFKSGLAAKCPDAEIIQTSVNDNDLNKAVSQVNDALTATPDLAGVFADNNTSGTGAAKAVAERDASDRVAVVAFDSDPAEIAGVRDGSIDAIIVQNPFFFGYQGVVEAAMAAGDSTPPVRLDPGAVVIDRSTVDEAQYEQLLNPPKTKG; this is encoded by the coding sequence ATGGCGCGCATCCGTTTCGTCTCCTCGGGGGTGGCCGCCGCGCTGGCCGTCGTCTTCGCGGCCGGCGGCGTCGCCGCCGGAAAGGCGGCGTTCGACGACTCCGGCTCCTCGTCGGGCGGCGGCGCCGCGGTCGGCGGCACCAAGGTCGACGTCATCACCAAGGCCACCGACTCCGACTTCTGGCAGTCGATGCTCGCCGGCTCCAAGCAGGCCGGCGACGACTTCGGCATCGACCTCGGGCTCTTCGGCCCGACCTCGGAGACCGACATCGAGGAGCAGGTCAGCCTGGTGGAGAACTCCATCTCCCGGGGCGCCGACGCCATCGTGCTGGCCTCGAACTCCTCCACCGCGCTCAACGGCGCGGTGGACCGGGCCCGCAACGCCGGCATCAAGGTGATCACCGTCGACAACGCGGTCACCACCGAGGCCGAGGGCTTCATCGGCACCGACAACGTCAAGGCGGGCGAGCAGGCCGGCGTACGCATGTGCGAACTGCTCACCGACAAGGGCCAGAAGAACGGCAAGATCCTGCACGAGAGCTCGACCTCCGGGCAGCAGGTCCTGGTCGACCGCTTCAACGGCTTCAAGAGCGGCCTGGCCGCCAAGTGCCCCGACGCCGAGATCATCCAGACCTCCGTCAACGACAACGACCTCAACAAGGCCGTCTCCCAGGTCAACGACGCCCTCACCGCGACGCCCGACCTGGCCGGGGTCTTCGCCGACAACAACACCTCCGGCACCGGCGCCGCCAAGGCCGTCGCCGAGCGCGACGCCAGTGACCGCGTGGCGGTCGTCGCCTTCGACTCCGACCCCGCGGAGATCGCGGGCGTACGCGACGGGTCCATCGACGCGATCATCGTCCAGAACCCGTTCTTCTTCGGCTACCAGGGCGTCGTCGAGGCCGCCATGGCCGCCGGCGACAGCACCCCGCCGGTCCGGCTCGACCCGGGCGCCGTCGTCATCGACAGGTCGACCGTGGACGAGGCCCAGTACGAGCAGCTGCTCAACCCGCCCAAGACCAAGGGCTGA
- a CDS encoding IS110 family transposase: MSKRQVRVWAGIDAGKGHHWAAVVDDTGATLWSKKIDNDESAILTALGEILGLADEVHWAVDIAGTSSALLLALLAAHGQRTVYVPGRTVNRMAGAYRGEAKTDARDAYVIAETARHRRDFTTIDVPAQLAADLALLTAHRADLVADRVRMINRLRDMLTGIFPALERAFDYSAHKGALVLLTGYQTPAAIRRRGRARLTAWLANRAVRGADAVAATALEAAQAQQTALPGEDVAAQLVADLATQILALDDRLKQIDKQIRERFRSHPQAEIIESLPGMGPILGAEFIVAAGDLTAYTDAGHLASAAGLVPVPRDSGRRTGNLHRPKRYSRRLRRVFYLSAQTSIIREGPNRDFYLKKRDEGCKHVQAVIALARRRASVLWALLRDNRAFTPAPPATQTA, encoded by the coding sequence GTGAGTAAGCGACAGGTCCGGGTCTGGGCCGGTATCGACGCGGGCAAGGGCCATCACTGGGCCGCGGTGGTCGACGACACCGGCGCCACACTGTGGTCGAAGAAGATCGACAACGACGAGTCCGCGATCCTGACCGCGCTGGGGGAGATCCTCGGCCTGGCGGACGAGGTGCACTGGGCGGTGGACATTGCCGGCACGTCCTCCGCGCTGCTGCTGGCCTTGCTCGCCGCCCACGGCCAGCGGACCGTCTACGTGCCCGGCCGCACGGTCAACCGCATGGCCGGGGCTTACCGGGGCGAGGCCAAGACCGACGCCCGTGACGCCTACGTCATCGCCGAAACCGCCCGCCACCGCCGGGACTTCACCACGATCGACGTGCCCGCGCAGCTGGCCGCCGACCTCGCACTGCTGACCGCCCACCGCGCCGACCTGGTCGCCGACCGGGTGCGGATGATCAACCGGCTCCGCGACATGCTGACCGGCATCTTCCCCGCGCTGGAACGGGCCTTCGACTACTCCGCCCACAAAGGCGCGCTGGTCCTGCTGACGGGGTACCAGACCCCGGCCGCGATCCGGCGCCGTGGCCGGGCGAGACTGACGGCCTGGCTGGCCAACCGCGCAGTGCGCGGCGCCGACGCCGTTGCCGCGACCGCACTGGAAGCCGCCCAGGCACAGCAGACCGCGCTGCCCGGCGAGGACGTCGCCGCTCAGCTCGTCGCCGACCTGGCCACGCAGATCCTGGCCCTGGACGACCGGCTCAAGCAGATCGACAAGCAGATCCGTGAGAGGTTCCGCAGCCACCCCCAAGCCGAGATCATCGAGTCCCTGCCCGGCATGGGCCCGATCCTCGGCGCCGAGTTCATCGTCGCCGCCGGCGACCTGACCGCCTACACCGACGCCGGCCACCTCGCCTCCGCAGCCGGCCTCGTGCCCGTCCCACGCGACTCCGGCCGGCGCACCGGCAACCTCCACCGGCCCAAGCGCTACAGCCGCCGCCTGCGACGGGTTTTCTACCTCTCCGCGCAGACCAGCATCATCCGCGAAGGCCCGAACCGGGACTTCTACCTCAAGAAGCGCGACGAAGGCTGCAAACACGTCCAGGCCGTCATCGCCCTGGCCCGCCGACGAGCCAGCGTGCTCTGGGCACTCCTGCGCGACAACCGAGCATTCACCCCCGCCCCACCGGCCACGCAGACGGCTTGA
- a CDS encoding sugar ABC transporter ATP-binding protein — MGKSYRAVTALAAVDLDIAPGEVHCLAGENGAGKSTLIKVLTGAVARDGGTYRVLGREMRAHVTPAEARAAGIGVVYQELSLMPELTVASNLSMFGIPARAGWVDRRRQRAQAGEMLARVGLADLDPRTRVSELTTATRQLVEIARVLGQDARLVVFDEPTTALSAQEADALLARIATLRDEGVSVLYVTHRLEEMSAVGDRVTVLRDGRVVETRPMAAYDEDSLVQSMVGRRIENLYPGERPDPGDVRLELRGLRPAGFPAPVDLTVRRGEVVGLAGLLGSGRTELLRAAFGADPVLGGEVLVDGRRVHATSPRAAARAGLGLLPEDRKESGLLPGLSIEKNVAIASLPRAGTFGVLRRRRMREHVTAASAGLRIKLGDWGDPVSSLSGGNQQKTLVARWRATGAKVLLLDEPTKGVDVGSKADIYQVIAELAADGLAIVVVSSYLPELLGLCDRVEVVRQRRLVGSLPAAEATEEAVLRLASPVGPAAAPPAAGAPATGRPGPAEPSAPSLESQ; from the coding sequence GTGGGTAAGAGCTATCGCGCCGTGACGGCGCTGGCCGCCGTGGACCTGGACATCGCGCCGGGCGAGGTGCACTGCCTCGCCGGCGAGAACGGCGCCGGGAAGTCCACCCTCATCAAGGTGCTCACCGGCGCGGTGGCCCGCGACGGCGGCACGTACCGGGTGCTGGGCCGCGAGATGCGCGCCCACGTCACCCCCGCGGAGGCCCGCGCCGCCGGCATCGGCGTGGTGTATCAGGAGCTGAGCCTCATGCCCGAGCTGACCGTGGCCAGCAACCTGAGCATGTTCGGGATCCCGGCGCGCGCCGGCTGGGTCGACCGCCGCCGGCAGCGCGCGCAGGCCGGGGAGATGCTGGCCCGCGTCGGTCTCGCCGACCTCGACCCCCGTACGCGGGTGTCGGAACTGACCACCGCCACCCGGCAGTTGGTCGAGATCGCCCGGGTGCTCGGCCAGGACGCGCGGCTCGTGGTCTTCGACGAGCCGACCACCGCGCTCTCCGCGCAGGAGGCGGACGCCCTGCTGGCCCGCATCGCCACGCTGCGGGACGAGGGCGTCTCCGTCCTGTACGTCACCCACCGGCTGGAGGAGATGTCCGCCGTCGGCGACCGGGTGACCGTGCTGCGCGACGGCCGGGTGGTCGAGACCCGGCCGATGGCCGCGTACGACGAGGACTCCCTCGTGCAGTCGATGGTCGGCCGCCGGATCGAGAACCTGTACCCCGGCGAGCGCCCCGACCCCGGGGACGTACGGCTGGAGCTGCGGGGCCTGCGCCCCGCCGGCTTCCCCGCGCCGGTGGACCTGACCGTACGCCGCGGCGAAGTCGTCGGCCTGGCCGGGCTGCTCGGCTCCGGGCGCACCGAACTGCTGCGCGCCGCCTTCGGCGCCGACCCGGTGCTCGGCGGCGAGGTCCTGGTCGACGGACGCCGCGTCCACGCGACCTCCCCGCGGGCCGCCGCCCGGGCCGGGCTCGGGCTGCTGCCCGAGGACCGCAAGGAGTCCGGGCTGCTGCCGGGCCTGAGCATCGAGAAGAACGTGGCCATCGCCAGCCTGCCGCGCGCCGGCACCTTCGGGGTGCTGCGCCGCCGCCGGATGCGCGAGCACGTCACCGCCGCCTCCGCGGGGCTGCGCATCAAGCTCGGCGACTGGGGCGACCCGGTCTCCTCACTCTCCGGCGGCAACCAGCAGAAGACGCTGGTCGCCCGCTGGCGGGCCACCGGCGCCAAGGTGCTGCTCCTCGACGAGCCCACGAAGGGCGTCGACGTCGGCTCCAAGGCCGACATCTACCAGGTGATCGCCGAACTGGCCGCGGACGGCCTGGCGATCGTGGTCGTCTCCTCCTACCTCCCCGAACTGCTGGGCCTGTGCGACCGCGTCGAAGTGGTGCGCCAGCGCCGTCTCGTGGGCTCGCTGCCCGCCGCGGAGGCCACCGAGGAGGCCGTGCTGCGGCTGGCGAGCCCCGTGGGCCCGGCGGCCGCGCCCCCCGCCGCCGGCGCCCCCGCGACCGGCCGGCCAGGACCCGCCGAACCTTCCGCACCGTCCCTGGAGTCTCAATGA
- a CDS encoding TIGR02611 family protein, translating to MDKTDTDAPVAKLDEPEKPDAPEHSTWGSKAPHFIQRSRALHLSWQVGVFIVGLAIVIGGIILLPLPGPGWLVIFAGMAVWATEFVWAQIILHWTKRKVTEAAQRALDPKVRRRNAILTAIGLVICGVLLGVYLYEFGFEMPWKV from the coding sequence GTGGATAAAACCGACACCGACGCTCCGGTGGCGAAGCTGGACGAGCCGGAGAAGCCGGACGCCCCGGAGCACAGCACCTGGGGGTCCAAGGCGCCGCACTTCATCCAGCGCTCGCGTGCGCTGCACCTGAGCTGGCAGGTCGGGGTCTTCATAGTGGGCCTGGCGATAGTCATCGGCGGCATCATCCTGCTGCCGCTGCCGGGCCCCGGCTGGCTGGTGATCTTCGCGGGCATGGCGGTGTGGGCGACGGAGTTCGTCTGGGCGCAGATAATCCTGCACTGGACGAAGCGGAAGGTCACGGAGGCCGCGCAGCGCGCCCTGGACCCGAAGGTCCGCCGGCGGAACGCGATCCTGACCGCGATCGGCCTGGTGATCTGCGGCGTACTGCTCGGTGTCTACCTGTACGAGTTCGGCTTTGAGATGCCCTGGAAGGTCTGA
- a CDS encoding ABC transporter permease, giving the protein MTDLARATAPAAGGGTSKGIRFGKRPARQPADGEILRLGQVLGRTSGGIPVLLVLAFALTMSTESFLTGTNLDNLGRQVSIFAIIAVGQLIVILTAGIDLSVGSVVGLSGIVAAKVVYDTGGGLPIAGAVLLALLVGAAAGLINGLLVAFLKMPPFIVTLGMMGAARGATLLLSDGRTVQPLPDGFAEIGGGSLLGISHLTWLMVLITVFFALLLRRTIWGEYVYAVGSSAESARLTGVPVRRVLVSAYVLSGTLAAAAGVLLASRLGNGVPTSGNGYELQAIAACVIGGASLFGAKGSALGALVGALVVGMLNNGGTLLGIDPFWLQIVIGVLILAAVATEHVHNLRRGGKAKPVADAPPPGGPGEPVPAGGTAQPDRGTAGDETAGEPTPTKRAVP; this is encoded by the coding sequence ATGACCGACCTCGCCAGAGCCACCGCCCCCGCCGCCGGCGGCGGCACGTCCAAGGGCATCCGGTTCGGCAAACGCCCCGCCCGCCAGCCCGCCGACGGGGAGATCCTGCGCCTGGGCCAGGTGCTGGGCCGCACCTCCGGCGGCATCCCCGTGCTGCTGGTGCTGGCCTTCGCGCTCACCATGTCCACCGAGTCGTTCCTCACCGGCACCAACCTGGACAACCTCGGCAGGCAGGTGTCCATCTTCGCGATCATCGCCGTCGGCCAGCTCATCGTCATCCTCACCGCGGGCATCGACCTGTCCGTCGGCTCGGTCGTCGGCCTGTCCGGCATCGTCGCCGCCAAGGTGGTCTACGACACCGGCGGCGGACTGCCCATCGCGGGCGCGGTCCTCCTCGCGCTGCTCGTCGGCGCCGCCGCCGGGCTGATCAACGGCCTGCTGGTCGCGTTCCTCAAGATGCCCCCGTTCATCGTGACGCTCGGCATGATGGGCGCCGCCCGCGGCGCGACCCTGCTGCTCAGCGACGGCCGCACCGTGCAGCCGCTGCCCGACGGCTTCGCCGAGATCGGCGGCGGCAGCCTGCTGGGCATCTCCCATCTCACCTGGCTGATGGTGCTCATCACGGTGTTCTTCGCGCTGCTGCTGCGCCGCACGATCTGGGGCGAGTACGTCTACGCCGTCGGCTCCAGCGCCGAGTCCGCCCGGCTGACGGGCGTGCCCGTACGCCGCGTGCTCGTCAGCGCGTACGTGCTCTCCGGCACCCTCGCCGCCGCGGCCGGCGTGCTCCTCGCCTCCCGCCTCGGCAACGGCGTGCCGACCTCCGGCAACGGCTACGAACTCCAGGCCATCGCCGCCTGCGTGATCGGCGGCGCCAGCCTCTTCGGTGCCAAGGGCAGCGCACTCGGCGCGCTCGTCGGCGCGCTGGTCGTCGGCATGCTCAACAACGGCGGCACGCTGCTGGGCATCGACCCCTTCTGGCTGCAGATCGTCATCGGCGTGCTGATCCTCGCCGCCGTCGCCACCGAGCACGTCCACAACCTCCGCCGCGGAGGCAAGGCCAAGCCGGTGGCGGACGCGCCGCCGCCCGGAGGGCCGGGAGAGCCGGTGCCGGCGGGCGGCACGGCGCAACCGGACCGGGGGACCGCGGGCGACGAGACTGCCGGTGAGCCGACCCCGACGAAACGAGCGGTACCATGA
- a CDS encoding glucose-6-phosphate isomerase family protein, whose amino-acid sequence MPSYASPPIEPSLITFDPRAGGMSPSGPVLTRRMSDLDGLFADGDAWRAAVRDGDPVVYDVASSPVPEAEGELPQSITTIRPGTVGGEFHMTKGHQHPNPQGEIYLGLAGTGGLLLFDGGRPRWIDMYPGAIGYIPPGWAHRSVNTGDEPYRFLAVYPGNAGHDYGWVLDHGMGYRVRRAPDGAPPLLVPFTASSPRTSPSNQE is encoded by the coding sequence GTGCCGTCATACGCATCGCCCCCCATCGAGCCGAGTCTCATCACCTTCGATCCGCGGGCCGGCGGCATGAGCCCGTCGGGCCCGGTGCTCACCCGGCGCATGTCCGATCTCGACGGCCTCTTCGCCGACGGCGACGCCTGGCGTGCCGCGGTACGGGACGGCGACCCCGTCGTGTACGACGTCGCCTCCTCGCCCGTGCCGGAGGCGGAGGGCGAGCTGCCGCAGTCGATCACCACGATCCGGCCCGGCACGGTCGGCGGCGAGTTCCACATGACCAAGGGGCACCAGCACCCCAACCCGCAGGGCGAGATCTACCTCGGCCTCGCCGGCACCGGCGGGCTGCTGCTCTTCGACGGCGGCCGGCCGCGGTGGATCGACATGTACCCGGGCGCGATCGGCTACATCCCGCCGGGCTGGGCGCACCGCAGCGTCAACACCGGCGACGAGCCGTACCGCTTCCTGGCCGTCTACCCCGGCAACGCCGGGCACGACTACGGCTGGGTCCTCGACCACGGCATGGGCTACCGCGTCCGGCGCGCCCCGGACGGCGCCCCGCCGCTGCTGGTCCCCTTCACCGCTTCGTCCCCCCGCACGTCCCCTAGCAACCAGGAGTAG
- a CDS encoding FGGY-family carbohydrate kinase: MIIAHDLGTTGDKASLHADDGTPVAALTEHYGTDFRAGGVAEQDPEVWWRAVCAATRRLLEHTGVRPAEVSAVGFSGQMMGAVLLDSAYRPVRPSLIWADHRSQEQAGRLTAALVAERAYRLLGHQLHPTYSLTKVMWVRDHEPETFARVAHVCLAKDYVVHRLTGVLATDRSDASSTNAYDQPAGSWSAEVLAAAGLDPALFPEIVPSTTVAGPLLPEAAEATGLAAGTPVVLGGGDGPLAALGAGVIDPADGAYTYLGSSSWVSLSAERPLHDPRMRTMTFDHVVPGRYVPTATMQAGGASLDWVAEVLRPGQGGDRFPDLLAAAADADTAGLYFLPHLLGERSPYWNAAAAGAFLGLTRHHQEAHLTRAVLEGVAFNLATCVGAFREAGHPVDRVDAIGGGAASDLWLQILADVWGATVRRRSIVEEANSLGAAVTAGVGAGLVDGFAVARDLSDVTAEFTPDPGRHADYRWRHALFLEAYERLEPWFAKEKR; this comes from the coding sequence ATGATCATCGCGCACGACCTCGGCACCACCGGCGACAAGGCGTCGCTGCACGCCGACGACGGCACCCCGGTCGCCGCCCTGACCGAGCACTACGGCACCGACTTCCGCGCGGGCGGCGTCGCCGAGCAGGACCCCGAGGTGTGGTGGCGCGCCGTCTGCGCCGCTACCCGGCGGCTGCTGGAGCACACCGGCGTCCGCCCCGCGGAGGTCTCCGCCGTCGGGTTCAGCGGGCAGATGATGGGCGCGGTGCTGCTCGACTCCGCGTACCGTCCCGTGCGGCCCTCGCTGATCTGGGCCGACCACCGCAGCCAGGAGCAGGCCGGCCGGCTGACCGCGGCGCTGGTGGCCGAGCGGGCGTACCGCCTGCTCGGCCACCAGCTCCACCCCACCTACTCGCTCACCAAGGTGATGTGGGTACGCGACCACGAGCCGGAGACCTTCGCCCGGGTGGCCCACGTCTGCCTGGCCAAGGACTACGTCGTGCACCGGCTCACCGGCGTGCTGGCCACCGACCGCTCCGACGCCTCCAGCACCAACGCCTACGACCAGCCCGCCGGCTCCTGGTCCGCCGAGGTGCTGGCGGCGGCCGGCCTCGACCCGGCACTCTTCCCCGAGATCGTGCCGTCGACCACCGTCGCGGGGCCGCTGCTTCCCGAAGCCGCCGAGGCCACCGGGCTGGCCGCCGGCACCCCCGTCGTCCTCGGCGGCGGCGACGGCCCGCTGGCCGCGCTCGGCGCCGGCGTCATCGACCCCGCCGACGGCGCGTACACCTACCTCGGCTCGTCCTCCTGGGTCTCGCTCTCCGCGGAACGGCCGCTGCACGACCCGCGGATGCGCACCATGACCTTCGACCACGTCGTCCCGGGACGCTACGTGCCGACCGCGACCATGCAGGCGGGCGGCGCGTCGCTGGACTGGGTGGCGGAGGTGCTCCGTCCCGGCCAGGGCGGGGACCGCTTCCCCGACCTGCTCGCCGCGGCGGCCGACGCCGACACCGCGGGCCTGTACTTCCTGCCGCATCTGCTCGGCGAGCGCTCCCCGTACTGGAACGCCGCCGCGGCCGGCGCGTTCCTCGGCCTCACCCGCCACCACCAGGAGGCCCATCTGACCCGCGCGGTGCTGGAGGGCGTGGCGTTCAACCTCGCCACCTGCGTCGGCGCGTTCCGCGAGGCCGGCCACCCGGTCGACCGGGTCGACGCGATCGGCGGCGGCGCGGCCAGCGACCTGTGGCTGCAGATCCTCGCCGACGTCTGGGGCGCCACCGTCCGCCGCCGCAGCATCGTCGAGGAGGCCAACAGCCTGGGCGCGGCCGTCACCGCGGGCGTCGGCGCGGGCCTCGTCGACGGCTTCGCCGTCGCCCGCGACCTGTCCGATGTCACCGCCGAGTTCACCCCGGACCCGGGACGGCACGCCGACTACCGGTGGCGGCACGCGCTGTTCCTGGAGGCGTACGAGCGGCTGGAACCGTGGTTCGCGAAGGAGAAGCGATGA
- a CDS encoding NAD(P)-dependent oxidoreductase: MSGIPESAAGAAPVVLVTSRSFGSGTAPVEDRLAAAGLRVVRGSTVHDPAELAPLLAGSVAWIAGTAPVTDAHLAAAPRLKVVARYGVGVDSVDLAAAARRGVTVTHTPAANSDAVADLGIALLLAALRGVAAGDRAVRAGSWQPRRGRELGTLTLGVVGLGRVGRGVARRAAGFGTEVLGHDPYLDPVVFEVLGVRRTPLAELAGRCDAVSLHAPGGTRVVDERWLAGARPGLIVVNTARADLVDEHAVAAALRDGRLAAYAADTLAGEGGAAAESPLLAAEFADRVVLTPHLGAQTVEAVDRMGAGAVRAVLDVLAGREPAHPVPLPVPATEESAP; encoded by the coding sequence ATGAGCGGCATACCCGAATCCGCCGCGGGCGCGGCCCCCGTGGTGCTGGTGACCTCGCGGTCCTTCGGCAGCGGCACCGCGCCCGTCGAGGACCGGCTCGCCGCCGCCGGGCTGCGCGTGGTGCGCGGCTCCACCGTCCACGACCCCGCCGAGCTGGCCCCGCTGCTGGCCGGCTCCGTCGCCTGGATCGCCGGCACCGCGCCCGTCACCGACGCGCATCTGGCCGCCGCGCCGCGGCTGAAGGTCGTCGCGCGCTACGGCGTCGGCGTCGACAGCGTCGACCTGGCCGCCGCCGCCCGCCGCGGCGTCACCGTCACCCACACCCCGGCCGCGAACAGCGACGCCGTCGCCGACCTGGGCATCGCGCTGCTCCTCGCCGCGCTGCGCGGCGTCGCCGCCGGCGACCGGGCGGTACGCGCCGGGTCCTGGCAGCCGCGCCGCGGCCGGGAACTGGGCACCCTCACGCTCGGCGTCGTCGGCCTCGGCCGGGTCGGGCGCGGGGTGGCGCGGCGCGCCGCCGGGTTCGGCACCGAGGTGCTGGGGCACGACCCGTACCTGGACCCGGTGGTCTTCGAGGTGCTGGGCGTCCGGCGGACGCCGCTCGCGGAGCTGGCCGGGCGGTGCGACGCGGTGAGCCTGCACGCTCCCGGCGGCACCCGGGTGGTCGACGAGCGGTGGCTCGCCGGGGCCAGGCCGGGGCTGATCGTCGTCAACACGGCACGAGCCGACCTCGTCGACGAGCACGCCGTCGCCGCGGCGCTGCGGGACGGCAGGCTGGCCGCGTACGCCGCGGACACCCTCGCCGGCGAGGGCGGCGCCGCCGCGGAAAGCCCGCTACTGGCGGCCGAGTTCGCCGACCGGGTGGTCCTCACGCCGCACCTCGGCGCGCAGACCGTCGAGGCGGTGGACCGGATGGGCGCGGGTGCCGTACGGGCCGTCCTCGACGTGCTCGCAGGACGCGAGCCCGCGCACCCCGTACCCCTGCCCGTACCGGCCACCGAAGAGAGCGCACCGTGA